GATTTTTTTCGATTACAGGAATACCAATAGTAATTCTTCCTTGATCTGTATAGTGTGCCAAACAAATCCTTAACGCGGCATGTAACCAGCTAAATAATAATAAATCTTGAGACTTACTTTCTTTTTGTATGCTTTTACTCAACTCTACATTCATTATGATTTGAACGTGCTCACAAGGATTTTCTTTATTTAGTTGGTAATCACTATTAAATACAGAAAAATCAAGAACCTCGGAAGATAATTGCTCCTTCCAAAACGCTTCTACCCCTTTATTTCCATGAATAGAACTTCGATCTTTAATGTGCATGTTTATCCCCCTAATATTCATTTCTTCTATTCGTTAATTTTCAGGCCAACTTCAAGCCCATGGAGAAATACTTGATGGTTATCCAAACATAAAAATTGCTGAATCTCTTCAAATTTCATATGACCAACTGAACAAACGCCTAAATTTACTGTCTCAGCAACCATATTTAAGGTAGCAGTGATAATGCCTGACTCAATACAAGCAAATAAATATCCATCTGAACCGTATTTCGGGATGGAAGCGTTCGCATTATAAACCAAATAAACTGAGAAGGCCGATTGAGTAAATAAATCCTGATTAATTAACTCATGATCACTTTTGATTACTTGATCAATGTTGTTTACAATCACAAGACTATTTTTTGATGGGTTATAATAATAAAATCCAGCTTTCATACTCTCTATACGTTTTGGTTTTACATAAACAAAGATATCAATGGGATAGAGCCCGCCTGCACTTGCGTAATGATAGTATATTTTTTCTTCCCTAACCTGTTTTAGAGTTGATAAGAATCGGGAAAATTCCGAAAAACTAATTTGTTTTTCCATATCAAATTGACGACAAGACCTACGTTCCTTGATTATAGTGGGTAGCTCATCTGTTGTTTCAAGTTGAATTTCGGTTGACCGTGCAGCAACGTGCGTGCGATTTAATTGTTCACTCATATACTTATCTAACTCTTCTTTAGAAAAGCGAATCTGGTTGCTATATGGATTTGGAAAAATCTTTTCTTGTGAAGAAAATACTTCTCTTGGGTGTAATATGTTACTTACTAACACACGATTTTTTATCATGAGCTCTATGGTTTTTTGTGTCTCTTCTACATTTCCTAACGAAAAGCGCTCTACTAGTTCACTGATTTTCACACCTTTTTGAGCCATAAAATAAAAATCAGGAAACCACTCAGACAGAATACCTGTAAATCTCATTTCCCCTATCAAAACTTCATTATGCAACTTCTCCCAATGCTTAATCGGAGACCAGTAGTAAATTTTCTCGCTCATATAATCCTCCATAAACGTTTAACTTATTTTGAAATGCAATTTTCTAATCTACAAAAATTTTTTTAGATTCTGCTCCTTGTCTCATAGTGATTATAAATACATGCACTTTAACGAAACTTGAAAATAATGAAATAACTTTTTCTTCATTAATTTTTTTTATTTCATCATAAAAAATGATTTTTCTTTGGATATTTCACATCCTTTCCCATAGTAATCCTATAAGGTATAAACCATTTATAACATTGAGAATATTCATGTATTTCCAATGTGAAATTATTGTAATGGATTGGAGAGCGGTTGAATATAGTTATTAAATCAAATAATGTTGAGAAAGTTTTATTTATTATATCGATAAAATTTTATGATGTAATTTATTACAAATAGATTAAGAAAAGAGTTTTAAATTTTTCTTAATCAGTTAGTGTGAAGATATCACATACTATTACATACAATTGAGTTACTTACATTTCAAATTCAAAATAGAGAAAAGACACCATTAAAGGTGTCTTTTCTCTATTTTAATTCCATATACTTTTTACGCCTTTGTTATTTTTAAACGATTTGTAGGAATTAATACAACTCGAACATCTAGCTCGTTATATGTTCGAATATATAATAAACATTATATGAATTACGAATGTATTTCATATAATTTTACAAATAAACTCAAAGATATCTTCTCCCCCTACTGTCACAATAGCAATAATCTATTGCTTATTTTTTTATTAAATTGTAATATAATTACAGTATGTGAAATTATATTACATTAACTTTAAAAACGAAGTGAGAATAACCTTTACTTCGCTTTTTTCATTTGCAATCCTTATTAACTTTGCTCAATTCAGTATTTATTTCCACACTCTTCGCTTTTATTTAATCGGTTTTTCTGATTTTAAAACAATGGAACTTAATGCAGGAACCTTAATTTTATTGTCATAGACAACATAAAGTGGTTTACTTCCCGCCTGCTCGCCATCTACTAGTACTTTCCAAGGCCCTTTCGATGGAAGTGTTATTTCAACAGCTTCTCTATTTGCATTGTGAGCCACTGTAAAGTATTCATATTTATTTCCCTCTATTGTATAAGCAACAGTATTTTTCGGAGCATCAATAAATGATACATGTGTTTTTATTTGCTCTGTAGATGTCATTCGAAAAGCTGGGTACTTTTTGCGTAATTCTATTAAGCCCCTCATATAATCTACTTCATTATTAAATGCTACACGGCGCAACCAGTCCATTTGGTTAATTGAATCAGGAGATTTGTAACTGTTATGATCACCATATTTCGTGCGCATAAACTCTTGCCCTGCATGTAAAAATGGAATACCTTGTGATGTTAATAAAATCGAAGAAGACAATTTGTGCATTTGTTTTCGCACTTCTTCACTGTCACCTGGATTAGTTAACTCAAGTTTATCCCATAATGTATGATTGTCATGTGCTTCCACATAAGTTAATACCTGTTCTGGATCTTGGTAGGTAGACGAATTTATATCGTAGTCAATACCTGCCGTAATACCTTTTTTAATACGATCTTCCATATTTTCCTTTCCATTTATAAAACCATTTTCTTTCTCCTCAAATACACTACCTTTCAATCCATCACGTATATTATCGTTAAAATGAGCAATCCCTTTCATTTTCTCAGCATTTTTTTGATTTGCTTTCAACTCCGCTGCAAGAGGTGTGTTTAAATCCCAGCCTTCTCCATGCAATATAATAGAAGGATCGATTTGATTAACAGCTTTACGTATTTCATTCATCGTTTCATAATCATGAATACCCATTAAATCAAAACGGAATCCGTCTAAGTTATATTCTTTTGCCCAATATGTGACCGAATCCACCATAAATTTTCGCATCATTTTTCGTTCTGAAGCTGTATCATTTCCTACTCCGGTTCCATTTGCAAATGTTCCATCTTCATTGTAACGGTAATAA
This Bacillus paramycoides DNA region includes the following protein-coding sequences:
- a CDS encoding SagB/ThcOx family dehydrogenase — translated: MSEKIYYWSPIKHWEKLHNEVLIGEMRFTGILSEWFPDFYFMAQKGVKISELVERFSLGNVEETQKTIELMIKNRVLVSNILHPREVFSSQEKIFPNPYSNQIRFSKEELDKYMSEQLNRTHVAARSTEIQLETTDELPTIIKERRSCRQFDMEKQISFSEFSRFLSTLKQVREEKIYYHYASAGGLYPIDIFVYVKPKRIESMKAGFYYYNPSKNSLVIVNNIDQVIKSDHELINQDLFTQSAFSVYLVYNANASIPKYGSDGYLFACIESGIITATLNMVAETVNLGVCSVGHMKFEEIQQFLCLDNHQVFLHGLEVGLKINE